Sequence from the Bacteroidales bacterium genome:
CGTGGTTGTTGCCATGGCTTACGGTAAAAACGGGATTGTCCACAGGCCGGTGCCAGTCGGTCCACTGATCCTGGGCATTGGTTGAGATTCCGGTTAAAATAAAAAATAGGGTTATCAGCAAAGCCGGAAGAAACCGGTTCCCAATTGAAAAGCTAATTTCTTTCTTCATAATTTATGGTTTGTTTTTCATCAAATATAACGAATTCTGTTAAATTTGTAAAAATGATTCACAATATGAAAGATAATAACTATTTCTTAGCGTTCCTGGCTTTTCCTTTACTTTGCGCTCTCGCCGTGGAAAAATATTTCTCGCAACGCAAAGAAGAGGCAAAGGCAATGGGAATAAATGCCAACAATATGTTCATTAAATGAAAATTTCTAATACTCATCCAAAAATTCTATTCTTATGAAATCAACGAACAAACTTTCAAAGGCAATCCTGTTAACATGTATTACGGGAATGTTCATCACGCTCTCATTTACCGAAGGACTGGCTCAACAGAGCCTGAATGATCTTTCAAAATGGGAAACCAATGGCAACTGGATCCAGGAGGAAGAGCATGTCCTGGCCATCGAACCCCGCCCCGGCGAAGAAGGGTGGAGGCGGTTCGACGATTATCTCTGGTCTAAAAAGCAATACGGGGATTTTGCCCTGGAGCTGGAATACAAGATCCCTGAGGATGGGAACAGCGGAGTATTTGTGCGGGTAAGGGAAAAAGACGATCCGGTGGAAACCGGTATTGAGGTTCAGATTAACGATGTACACGGAAAAGAAGAACTCAGCGCCCATGACTGCGGGGGTGTGATAGGCACCGTAGGCCCTTCCAAAAACATGGCCAAACCGGCCTCAGAATGGAACAAGATGCGCGTTACCGTTGAAGGTACCCAGCTTAAAGTCAATTTAAACGGCGAACAGGTGGTGGATGTCAATCTGCAAAACACCAGCCGCAGCGACAGGCCCATGAAGGGTTATATTGGGCTGCA
This genomic interval carries:
- a CDS encoding DUF1080 domain-containing protein; its protein translation is MKSTNKLSKAILLTCITGMFITLSFTEGLAQQSLNDLSKWETNGNWIQEEEHVLAIEPRPGEEGWRRFDDYLWSKKQYGDFALELEYKIPEDGNSGVFVRVREKDDPVETGIEVQINDVHGKEELSAHDCGGVIGTVGPSKNMAKPASEWNKMRVTVEGTQLKVNLNGEQVVDVNLQNTSRSDRPMKGYIGLQDHGLPLQFRNITIEEL